The following coding sequences are from one Eleginops maclovinus isolate JMC-PN-2008 ecotype Puerto Natales chromosome 11, JC_Emac_rtc_rv5, whole genome shotgun sequence window:
- the cfap58 gene encoding cilia- and flagella-associated protein 58 isoform X1: MEEAGAAEDMFESLEEFHIVLNELVGDESMDKVRVEYEKLIHALRKSRENEKRLMSKCRELNAEVVSTSTKVAAALKLSQEDETTITSLKRELDKAWKMVDAAHAKESRDKETIRTLKEEVANLMHAAEQQTNISLDQEQSHLLKINEELTVERDELLTTVKALRGTLHKAITAEQEMEAQREQASENIAQLQQELQVQQNEISREMRLKEKLDKEVKQLQVDMEAKVGEMKALNVQGQRAKEEQQRLEQQLRELKMLNERYTKDLEQMQLKNNKLLQDSEQLSAAKQHLSLENQRNANELKIREDEVNQMRQEMAKQTKMRETIQKKFHQMEDQKADVEVQRETLRAQIAALEKDLESSQKQVESDRKAIDELVRERDILNKNMIKAALSTEKQQSLVKLLEQDKKTLEHEIIGFRQEAQKQRKIIQQLEKERDRNINETSSLMQKVQQKVNDVEVRELEIFDWRKKVTEVECKLKQQENLLESVVSERNLYSKNLIEAQEEIAETKKKMKTMDNQVTRLRDEIGGKELALAKDQQEHKRLEKDNETLKGELQLMKLQLEETKQCVDGQKAEQLKLQKIISDADAEQIQQKKQLEQVIRERDNLVKQLLHRNDERALLYEKIRIQQSILSKGDFHYNQRMDDIHLLKVEIKRLRRKKSILDQTLPNREDLRRELFHLQRELLRERMRNSVLEDQLKPINIHRWRRLEGSDPGKYELLQKIQSLQKRLIAKTQELEEHELLLQEKEKLYVELKHILAREVGLMEEDTPKYLDILSNLVVEFDHRFEDFRENTTAFELFAQPFSVNVDTVSEELQKELLKLQSDSDLHSRFRELSLQDFYRCVPAHRYGKICRHAQVMLSLFGSTYVCEQAFSLMNLNKSKLRNALSDSHLHDILTLSVSQLEPDIE, from the exons ATGGAG GAggcaggagcagcagaggacATGTTTGAGTCCTTGGAGGAGTTCCACATAGTCCTCAACGAGCTGGTGGGGGATGAGAGTATGGACAAGGTCCGAGTGGAGTACGAGAAGCTCATCCATGCTCTGAGGAAGTCTCGTGAGAATGAGAAGAGGCTGATGTCCAAATGCAGGGAGCTGAATGCAGAAGTGGTGTCCACATCCACTAAAGTGGCAGCCGCTCTGAAACTGTCCCAGGAAGATGAGACCACGATCACTTCACTGAAGAGG GAGCTGGACAAAGCTTGGAAAATGGTCGATGCTGCTCATGCTAAAGAGAGTAGGGACAAAGAGACCATCAGGACTTTAAAAGAAGAAGTTGCTAACCTAATGCACGCAGCTGAACAACAAACTAACATCTCTTTGGACCAAGAGCAGAG CCATCTTCTGAAGATAAACGAGGAGTTGACTGTGGAGAGGGATGAACTGCTGACCACTGTGAAGGCTCTGAGAGGAACACTTCACAAAGCCATCACAGCGGAGCAGGAGATGGAGGCCCAACGAGAACAAGCCTCAGAGAATATCGCTCAG CTTCAGCAGGAGCTCCAGGTACAGCAGAATGAAATATCACGGGAGATGAGGCTGAAGGAAAAGCTGGATAAGGAGGTGAAACAGCTGCAGGTGGATATGGAGGCCAAGGTGGGGGAAATGAAGGCTCTGAATGTGCAGGGCCAAAGAGccaaagaggagcagcagagactgGAGCAGCAACTCAGAGAGCTGAAG ATGTTGAATGAGCGGTACACTAAGGATCTGGAGCAGATGCAGCTGAAGAACAACAAGCTGCTGCAGGACAGTGAGCAGCTCTCTGCAGCCAAACAGCACCTCTCCCTGGAAAATCAGCGGAACGCCAACGAGCTCAAG ATAAGAGAAGACGAGGTGAATCAGATGCGTCAGGAGATggccaaacaaacaaagatgagAGAAACCATTCAGAAGAAGTTCCACCAGATGGAGGATCAGAAGGCTGATGTGGAGGTGCAGAGGGAGACGCTGAGAGCTCAGATAGCTGCTCTGGAGAAAG ATCTTGAATCCTCCCAGAAGCAGGTTGAAAGTGACAGAAAAGCCATAGATGAGCTTGTTCGAGAGAGAGACATCTTAAATAAG AACATGATCAAGGCTGCACTCTCCACTGAGAAGCAACAGAGCCTGGTGAAGCTGCTGGAGCAGGACAAGAAGACGCTGGAACACGAGATCATTGGATTCCGCCAGGAGGCCCAGAAGCAGCGCAAGATCATCCAACAGCTGGAGAAGGAGCGCGACCGCAACATCAACGAGACCAGCAGCCTCATGCAGAAG GTGCAACAAAAAGTGAATGACGTGGAGGTGAGAGAGTTGGAGATATTTGATTGGCGGAAGAAGGTCACTGAAGTGGAGTGCAAGCTGAAACAGCAAGAGAACCTGCTGGAGTCTGTCGTGTCTGAAAGGAACCTATACAGCAAAAACCTCATCGAGGCTCAG GAGGAGATAGCAGagacgaagaagaagatgaagaccATGGATAACCAGGTCACCCGATTGAGAGACGAGATTGGTGGGAAGGAACTCGCCCTTGCAAAGGATCAGCAAGAACATAAGCGTTTAGAGAAGGATAACGAGACCCTGAAG GGGGAGCTACAGCTCATGAAGCTCCAGCTGGAAGAAACAAAGCAGTGTGTGGACGGTCAGAAAGCAGAGCAGCTCAAACTCCAGAAAATTATATCCGACGCTGATGCTGAGCAGATCCAGCAGAAGAAACAACTGGAACAG GTGATCAGAGAGCGAGACAACCTGGTCAAACAGCTGCTACACCGCAACGATGAGCGCGCGCTGCTGTATGAGAAGATCAGGATCCAACAATCCATCCTGAGCAAAGGGGACTTCCACTACAACCAGCGGATGGATGACATACATCTGCTGAAAGTGGAGATTAAAAGGCTCCGGCGCAAGAAGAGCATCCTGGACCAGACTTTACCCAACAGAGAGGACCTGAG GCGAGAGCTGTTCCACCTGCAGAGGGAGCTGctgagagagaggatgaggaacAGCGTCCTGGAGGACCAGCTCAAACCCATAAACATTCACCGATGGAGGCGACTAGAG GGCAGCGACCCCGGCAAATACGAACTCCTCCAGAAGATTCAGTCTTTACAGAAACGACTGATCGCCAAGACCCAAGAACTAGAGGAACATGAACTTCTACTACAG gaaaaggagaagttGTATGTGGAGCTGAAGCACATCCTGGCCCG agaagttgggttgatggaggaagacacaccaaaatacctcgacATTCTCAGCAATCTTGTggtggagttcgaccatcgctttgaagattttagagaaaatacaacagcatttgagctgtttgctcaacctttttctgtgaatgtggatacagtcagtgaggagcttcaaaaGGAACTTTTGaaacttcagtctgattcagacctccatagcaggttcagagagctttccttacaggacttttacagatgtgttcccgcacacagatatggcaagatctGCAgacatgcccaggttatgttatccctctttggaagtacctatgtctgtgagcaggctttcagcctgatgaatcttaacaagtccaaactgaggaatgctttatctgactctcacctacatgacattctcactttgtcagttagtcagcttgaacctgatattgagtga
- the cfap58 gene encoding cilia- and flagella-associated protein 58 isoform X2 translates to MEEAGAAEDMFESLEEFHIVLNELVGDESMDKVRVEYEKLIHALRKSRENEKRLMSKCRELNAEVVSTSTKVAAALKLSQEDETTITSLKRELDKAWKMVDAAHAKESRDKETIRTLKEEVANLMHAAEQQTNISLDQEQSHLLKINEELTVERDELLTTVKALRGTLHKAITAEQEMEAQREQASENIAQLQQELQVQQNEISREMRLKEKLDKEVKQLQVDMEAKVGEMKALNVQGQRAKEEQQRLEQQLRELKMLNERYTKDLEQMQLKNNKLLQDSEQLSAAKQHLSLENQRNANELKIREDEVNQMRQEMAKQTKMRETIQKKFHQMEDQKADVEVQRETLRAQIAALEKDLESSQKQVESDRKAIDELVRERDILNKNMIKAALSTEKQQSLVKLLEQDKKTLEHEIIGFRQEAQKQRKIIQQLEKERDRNINETSSLMQKVQQKVNDVEVRELEIFDWRKKVTEVECKLKQQENLLESVVSERNLYSKNLIEAQEEIAETKKKMKTMDNQVTRLRDEIGGKELALAKDQQEHKRLEKDNETLKGELQLMKLQLEETKQCVDGQKAEQLKLQKIISDADAEQIQQKKQLEQVIRERDNLVKQLLHRNDERALLYEKIRIQQSILSKGDFHYNQRMDDIHLLKVEIKRLRRKKSILDQTLPNREDLRRELFHLQRELLRERMRNSVLEDQLKPINIHRWRRLEGSDPGKYELLQKIQSLQKRLIAKTQELEEHELLLQEKEKLYVELKHILARQPGPEAAEQLQQCQWILRERTKKLKALIAELRMVDSKMNEYKSENQRLANEMANIKKKYLSHKMLHSEQRGRSKVEQLEPLPQLSTKAHFTGGGFRIDIPEIWHISPASEKLG, encoded by the exons ATGGAG GAggcaggagcagcagaggacATGTTTGAGTCCTTGGAGGAGTTCCACATAGTCCTCAACGAGCTGGTGGGGGATGAGAGTATGGACAAGGTCCGAGTGGAGTACGAGAAGCTCATCCATGCTCTGAGGAAGTCTCGTGAGAATGAGAAGAGGCTGATGTCCAAATGCAGGGAGCTGAATGCAGAAGTGGTGTCCACATCCACTAAAGTGGCAGCCGCTCTGAAACTGTCCCAGGAAGATGAGACCACGATCACTTCACTGAAGAGG GAGCTGGACAAAGCTTGGAAAATGGTCGATGCTGCTCATGCTAAAGAGAGTAGGGACAAAGAGACCATCAGGACTTTAAAAGAAGAAGTTGCTAACCTAATGCACGCAGCTGAACAACAAACTAACATCTCTTTGGACCAAGAGCAGAG CCATCTTCTGAAGATAAACGAGGAGTTGACTGTGGAGAGGGATGAACTGCTGACCACTGTGAAGGCTCTGAGAGGAACACTTCACAAAGCCATCACAGCGGAGCAGGAGATGGAGGCCCAACGAGAACAAGCCTCAGAGAATATCGCTCAG CTTCAGCAGGAGCTCCAGGTACAGCAGAATGAAATATCACGGGAGATGAGGCTGAAGGAAAAGCTGGATAAGGAGGTGAAACAGCTGCAGGTGGATATGGAGGCCAAGGTGGGGGAAATGAAGGCTCTGAATGTGCAGGGCCAAAGAGccaaagaggagcagcagagactgGAGCAGCAACTCAGAGAGCTGAAG ATGTTGAATGAGCGGTACACTAAGGATCTGGAGCAGATGCAGCTGAAGAACAACAAGCTGCTGCAGGACAGTGAGCAGCTCTCTGCAGCCAAACAGCACCTCTCCCTGGAAAATCAGCGGAACGCCAACGAGCTCAAG ATAAGAGAAGACGAGGTGAATCAGATGCGTCAGGAGATggccaaacaaacaaagatgagAGAAACCATTCAGAAGAAGTTCCACCAGATGGAGGATCAGAAGGCTGATGTGGAGGTGCAGAGGGAGACGCTGAGAGCTCAGATAGCTGCTCTGGAGAAAG ATCTTGAATCCTCCCAGAAGCAGGTTGAAAGTGACAGAAAAGCCATAGATGAGCTTGTTCGAGAGAGAGACATCTTAAATAAG AACATGATCAAGGCTGCACTCTCCACTGAGAAGCAACAGAGCCTGGTGAAGCTGCTGGAGCAGGACAAGAAGACGCTGGAACACGAGATCATTGGATTCCGCCAGGAGGCCCAGAAGCAGCGCAAGATCATCCAACAGCTGGAGAAGGAGCGCGACCGCAACATCAACGAGACCAGCAGCCTCATGCAGAAG GTGCAACAAAAAGTGAATGACGTGGAGGTGAGAGAGTTGGAGATATTTGATTGGCGGAAGAAGGTCACTGAAGTGGAGTGCAAGCTGAAACAGCAAGAGAACCTGCTGGAGTCTGTCGTGTCTGAAAGGAACCTATACAGCAAAAACCTCATCGAGGCTCAG GAGGAGATAGCAGagacgaagaagaagatgaagaccATGGATAACCAGGTCACCCGATTGAGAGACGAGATTGGTGGGAAGGAACTCGCCCTTGCAAAGGATCAGCAAGAACATAAGCGTTTAGAGAAGGATAACGAGACCCTGAAG GGGGAGCTACAGCTCATGAAGCTCCAGCTGGAAGAAACAAAGCAGTGTGTGGACGGTCAGAAAGCAGAGCAGCTCAAACTCCAGAAAATTATATCCGACGCTGATGCTGAGCAGATCCAGCAGAAGAAACAACTGGAACAG GTGATCAGAGAGCGAGACAACCTGGTCAAACAGCTGCTACACCGCAACGATGAGCGCGCGCTGCTGTATGAGAAGATCAGGATCCAACAATCCATCCTGAGCAAAGGGGACTTCCACTACAACCAGCGGATGGATGACATACATCTGCTGAAAGTGGAGATTAAAAGGCTCCGGCGCAAGAAGAGCATCCTGGACCAGACTTTACCCAACAGAGAGGACCTGAG GCGAGAGCTGTTCCACCTGCAGAGGGAGCTGctgagagagaggatgaggaacAGCGTCCTGGAGGACCAGCTCAAACCCATAAACATTCACCGATGGAGGCGACTAGAG GGCAGCGACCCCGGCAAATACGAACTCCTCCAGAAGATTCAGTCTTTACAGAAACGACTGATCGCCAAGACCCAAGAACTAGAGGAACATGAACTTCTACTACAG gaaaaggagaagttGTATGTGGAGCTGAAGCACATCCTGGCCCGGCAGCCCGGTCCGGAGGCAGCAGAGCAGTTGCAGCAGTGCCAGTGGATCCTCCGAGAGAGAACCAAGAAGCTAAAG GCATTGATAGCAGAGCTGAGGATGGTCGACTCGAAGATGAATGAGTACAAAAGTGAGAATCAAAGATTAGCCAATGAGATGGCAAACATCAAGAAGAAGTACCTCAGTCATAAAATGCTCCACAG TGAGCAGAGGGGCCGGTCTAAGGTGGAGCAGCTGGAGCCCCTGCCCCAGCTCAGCACCAAGGCTCACTTCACAGGAGGAGGCTTCAGGATCGACATCCCT gaaatttggcacatttccccagcctcagagaagttgggttga